A section of the Flavobacterium ardleyense genome encodes:
- a CDS encoding LTA synthase family protein: MQTGLKSNLLIRLGEYKALFFRIGLAYVFYFIARVLFYLYNRGLIPVTSTSEFLKLAYYGVAFDTTAILYVNMIFILLSILPLTINSRKSYQKFLFYLYFATNLFAYFTNFGDFIYYRYSFARTTLAVLDSLKNESNIKALLANFLINYWHVFLLFILLSIAWVYLYKKVKVQPVKIPSKIIYFSSSVVVFLILATAIIGGIRGDFAKSTRPINLLDANRHVVNNAQGDIVLNTPFAIIRTWNTNSFKKVNLVSEEVIQEVIEPIKFYKNNTPTKPNIVIIILESYGREYIESFNKDRNIPNYKGYSPFIDSLATHSLIFTEGYANGYKSIHGTSSVLAGIPSFKDAFTSSPYPKQKIESLVSTLKGEGYDTSFFHGAPNGSMGFLGFGNILGFDHYYGKTEFNDDSEFDGVWGIWDEPFFQYFNRTLTEKKQPFMATLFSVSSHEPYMVPEKYKGKFPKGDVNIHKTIGYTDYALKKFFASAKKEAWYNNTIFVLVADHGNTIFYDEYKKELNRNTVPILFFTPSEKFKGVNSDYAQQIDIYPTLLDMIGYDKPFRSWGRSLIAKEGPSPFVMNYSSNHYQLMSGNYICIFDGEKAVGFYAKDDKAMNNNLIGNRNAEMDALEIRAKAFIQLYMNNIIDKKLTTEKSTNE, encoded by the coding sequence ATGCAAACTGGACTCAAATCAAATCTTTTAATACGACTAGGTGAATATAAAGCACTTTTTTTTAGAATTGGACTTGCTTATGTTTTCTACTTTATTGCTAGAGTATTATTTTATTTATACAATAGAGGTTTAATTCCTGTTACTTCGACTTCCGAATTTTTGAAACTGGCTTACTACGGAGTTGCGTTTGACACAACCGCAATCCTATATGTGAATATGATCTTCATTTTATTGTCCATTCTCCCGCTCACAATAAATAGTCGCAAAAGCTATCAAAAGTTTCTATTCTACCTATATTTTGCGACAAATTTATTTGCCTACTTCACCAATTTTGGAGATTTCATATATTATCGATATAGTTTTGCTCGCACTACCTTGGCGGTTTTAGATTCCTTAAAAAATGAATCGAATATTAAGGCACTCTTGGCCAATTTCCTCATTAATTATTGGCACGTTTTTCTACTTTTCATACTTCTATCTATTGCGTGGGTTTATTTATACAAAAAAGTAAAAGTTCAGCCAGTAAAAATACCTTCAAAAATAATTTATTTTAGTAGTTCGGTTGTTGTTTTTCTAATATTAGCAACAGCTATAATTGGAGGAATTAGAGGTGATTTTGCCAAAAGCACCCGCCCGATAAATTTACTTGATGCCAATAGACATGTGGTAAATAATGCTCAGGGTGACATTGTATTGAACACACCATTTGCTATAATTAGAACTTGGAATACCAACAGTTTTAAGAAAGTAAATTTAGTTTCAGAAGAGGTTATTCAGGAAGTAATTGAGCCTATTAAGTTTTACAAAAATAATACTCCTACTAAACCAAATATTGTAATAATTATTCTTGAAAGCTATGGTCGAGAATATATTGAAAGCTTTAATAAAGATAGAAATATTCCTAACTATAAGGGTTATTCACCATTTATCGATTCGCTTGCTACTCATAGTTTGATCTTCACGGAAGGCTACGCAAATGGATATAAATCTATTCACGGAACGTCATCGGTTTTGGCGGGAATACCATCTTTTAAGGATGCATTTACCTCTTCGCCATATCCAAAGCAGAAAATAGAATCTCTAGTTTCTACTCTAAAAGGAGAGGGGTACGACACATCATTTTTTCACGGCGCACCAAATGGCTCGATGGGATTCCTAGGTTTCGGAAATATTCTAGGTTTTGATCATTATTATGGAAAGACTGAATTTAATGATGATTCTGAGTTTGATGGAGTTTGGGGAATTTGGGATGAACCATTTTTTCAATACTTCAATAGAACTTTGACTGAAAAAAAGCAACCATTCATGGCGACACTTTTCTCTGTTTCTTCGCACGAACCTTATATGGTTCCTGAAAAGTATAAGGGCAAATTCCCCAAAGGTGATGTCAATATTCACAAGACTATTGGTTATACTGATTATGCTCTGAAAAAGTTTTTCGCTTCCGCTAAAAAAGAGGCGTGGTACAACAACACTATTTTTGTACTCGTGGCAGATCATGGCAACACGATCTTTTATGATGAATACAAGAAAGAACTCAACCGAAATACCGTCCCAATATTATTTTTCACACCATCAGAAAAATTCAAAGGTGTCAATAGTGATTATGCGCAGCAGATCGATATATATCCTACACTTCTCGATATGATAGGATACGACAAGCCCTTTAGAAGCTGGGGTAGAAGCTTGATTGCAAAAGAAGGTCCTTCGCCATTTGTGATGAACTATAGTAGTAATCACTATCAATTAATGAGTGGGAATTATATTTGTATATTTGACGGCGAGAAAGCAGTAGGTTTTTATGCAAAAGATGATAAGGCCATGAATAATAATTTGATAGGAAATCGAAATGCTGAAATGGATGCACTCGAAATCAGAGCAAAAGCATTTATTCAATTATATATGAATAACATAATCGACAAAAAATTAACTACAGAAAAAAGCACAAATGAGTAA
- a CDS encoding AMP-dependent synthetase/ligase yields the protein MNGITRLFDLPYHQLQNYSIPNSLVTKKNGSWISTSTQEYVDQANAVSRGLLRLGIGVNEKIAVISSNNRTEWHILDIGILQLGAQNVPVYPTISETDYEYILGHSDASMIFVSDQEIFDKLSTVLQNLPKIKAIYSFEDVKGCENWNKVLDLGADKSNQPEVEERKNNVRTEHLATIIYTSGTTGRPKGVMLSHQNIVSNVLDCEKRIPFNAGKTVALSFLPICHIFERMVVYIYQFYGVSIHFAESIEKIGDNIKEVKPNVMTVVPRLLEKVYEKIHAKGADLTGIKKALFFWAIKVGSQFEPYGANGWWYDAKLSIARKLIFSKWKEGLGGNLDIMVSGSAAMQPRLIKLFAAAEIPVMEGYGLTETSPVIAVNDMREGGFRIGTVGKIIDNVTVRIAEDGEILCKGPNVMMGYYKDEEKTKEAVIDGFFHTGDIGTLDSDGFLKITDRKKEMFKTSGGKYIAPQILENKLKQSRFIEQIMVIGDGEKMPAALIQPNFTFVKDWAKIKEINIGDSMKEICENPDVIARIQEEIDDLNKKFGHWEQIKRFELTPEIWSVDLGHLTPTMKLKRKFVQEHYQTLYNKIYPPY from the coding sequence ATGAACGGAATTACAAGATTATTTGATTTACCTTATCATCAATTGCAAAACTATAGTATTCCAAATTCATTGGTTACTAAGAAAAATGGAAGTTGGATCAGTACCTCTACTCAAGAATATGTGGACCAAGCAAATGCTGTTTCACGCGGGCTTCTCAGATTGGGAATTGGAGTTAACGAAAAGATTGCTGTAATTTCTTCGAATAATAGAACTGAGTGGCATATTCTAGATATTGGAATTCTACAGCTTGGAGCACAAAATGTACCTGTCTATCCTACTATATCAGAAACAGATTATGAGTATATATTAGGACATTCAGATGCAAGTATGATTTTTGTTTCTGATCAAGAAATATTTGATAAATTGTCGACAGTACTTCAAAACTTGCCCAAGATAAAAGCAATCTATTCTTTTGAAGATGTGAAGGGATGCGAGAATTGGAACAAGGTTTTAGACTTAGGTGCGGACAAAAGCAATCAGCCTGAGGTTGAGGAGCGCAAAAATAATGTCCGCACAGAGCATCTGGCGACGATCATATATACATCTGGTACTACTGGCCGGCCAAAAGGTGTCATGCTTTCTCATCAGAATATTGTTTCGAATGTACTTGATTGCGAAAAAAGAATTCCGTTTAACGCCGGAAAAACCGTAGCCCTAAGCTTCTTACCTATCTGTCACATTTTTGAAAGAATGGTCGTCTATATTTATCAATTTTACGGAGTTTCTATACACTTCGCAGAATCAATAGAAAAGATTGGCGATAATATTAAAGAGGTAAAACCCAACGTAATGACGGTTGTGCCAAGATTACTAGAAAAGGTGTACGAAAAAATTCATGCAAAGGGTGCTGATCTTACTGGAATTAAAAAGGCTCTTTTTTTCTGGGCTATAAAGGTAGGATCACAATTTGAACCCTATGGTGCAAATGGGTGGTGGTATGACGCAAAATTATCGATTGCTCGCAAATTAATTTTTAGTAAATGGAAAGAAGGTCTGGGTGGTAATTTAGATATTATGGTTTCTGGTAGTGCTGCAATGCAACCACGACTAATCAAATTATTTGCCGCAGCCGAAATTCCCGTTATGGAAGGCTATGGACTTACTGAGACTTCGCCCGTAATAGCAGTGAATGATATGAGAGAGGGCGGTTTTCGGATTGGAACTGTCGGGAAAATTATCGATAATGTTACTGTGCGTATTGCCGAAGATGGTGAAATTCTTTGCAAAGGTCCTAATGTAATGATGGGCTATTATAAGGATGAAGAAAAAACTAAAGAGGCAGTTATCGACGGATTCTTCCATACTGGAGATATTGGCACACTAGATTCTGACGGTTTCTTAAAAATTACCGATAGAAAAAAGGAGATGTTTAAGACGTCTGGAGGTAAATATATAGCGCCCCAAATTCTCGAAAACAAATTGAAACAATCTCGTTTTATAGAACAAATCATGGTCATTGGAGATGGTGAAAAAATGCCTGCAGCTCTAATTCAGCCAAATTTCACTTTTGTAAAAGATTGGGCAAAAATTAAAGAAATTAATATCGGCGATTCTATGAAAGAGATTTGCGAAAATCCAGACGTGATTGCAAGGATTCAAGAAGAAATCGATGACCTTAATAAGAAATTTGGTCATTGGGAACAAATAAAACGTTTTGAGCTGACCCCCGAAATCTGGTCAGTAGACCTTGGACATTTAACTCCTACCATGAAATTGAAACGAAAGTTTGTACAGGAGCATTACCAGACACTTTATAATAAAATCTATCCACCTTACTAA